One genomic segment of Myotis daubentonii chromosome 14, mMyoDau2.1, whole genome shotgun sequence includes these proteins:
- the PDZRN3 gene encoding E3 ubiquitin-protein ligase PDZRN3 isoform X2, with protein MGCSLCSLRKPEEQYRLLYEVCQVNGKDLSRATHDQAVEAFRTAKEPIVVQVLRRTPRARAFPAPSEAQLVDAGTQTDITFEHIMALSKLSPPSPPALGPYLLPEEHPSAHEYYDPSDYLGGAHQDLDREELELEEVDLYRANSQDKLGLTVCYRTDDEDDLGIYISEIDPNSIAAQDGRIREGDRIIQINGIEVRNHEEAVALLTSEENKNFSLLIARPELQLDEGWMDDDRNDFLDDLHMDMLEEQHHQAMQFTASALQQKKHEEDGGTTDTATILSNQHEKDSGVGRTDESTRNDESSEQENNGDEAAALAGQRTRTGSQDTLGSGDLPFSGDSLLWADCADADDAECESFRQLLELKCPGRGAPESTDGELGLLDAELLELRCPARGTGRGAPESVDRELELLNAELRSIELECLSVVRAHRARQLREAWTLHPGGFRGCDTEADGRRHELSDITELPEKSDKDSSSAYNTGESCRSTPLALDMSPDSSLRRGAEATTGACGPSPESPLCITEEADLRGASQSPERSPGDGPSPAPSVHAPHKLAHIPAHARRYRSYMQLVQQKSAVEYAHSQVSLLGVCKDLGPAGPPEPRTEWKVKVRSDGSRYITKRPVRDRLLRERALRIREERSGVTTDDDAASDMKLGRYWSREERKQHVARAREQRRRRALLLQSRLDGPREQPADEDRREVSILELSHKKMMKKRNKKILDNWMTIQELLTHGTKSPDGTRVYNSFLSVTTV; from the exons ATGGGATGCAGCCTGTGCAGCCTGCGGAAGCCAGAGGAGCAGTACCGGCTACTCTACGAAGTTTGTCAG GTCAACGGCAAAGACTTATCCCGAGCAACGCATGACCAGGCCGTGGAGGCGTTCCGGACGGCCAAGGAGCCGATCGTGGTGCAGGTGCTGCGGCGGACGCCCCGGGCCAGGGCCTTCCCGGCGCCGTCGGAGGCGCAGCTGGTGGACGCGGGCACCCAGACCGACATCACCTTCGAGCACATCATGGCCCTCTCCAAGCTGTCCCCGCCCAGCCCGCCCGCGCTGGGGCCCTACCTCCTGCCCGAGGA GCACCCCTCGGCCCACGAGTACTACGACCCCAGCGACTACCTGGGCGGCGCCCACCAGGACCTGGACagggaggagctggagctggag GAGGTGGACCTGTACCGCGCCAACAGCCAGGACAAGCTGGGCCTCACGGTGTGCTACCGCACGGACGACGAGGACGACCTGGGCATCTATATCAGCGAG ATCGACCCCAACAGCATCGCCGCTCAGGACGGGCGCATCCGAGAAGGCGACCGCATCATCCAG attaacGGGATAGAGGTACGGAACCACGAAGAGGCTGTGGCCCTTCTAACCAGTGAAGAAAACAAGAACTTCTCCTTGCTCATCGCGAGGCCCGAGCTCCAG CTGGACGAGGGCTGGATGGACGACGACCGGAACGACTTCCTGGACGACCTGCACATGGACATGCTGGAGGAGCAGCACCACCAGGCCATGCAGTTCACCGCCAGCGCGCTGCAGCAG AAGAAGCATGAGGAAGACGGGGGGACCACGGACACCGCCACCATCCTGTCCAACCAGCACGAGAAGGACAGCGGCGTGGGCCGCACGGACGAGAGCACGCGCAACGACGAGAGCTCGGAGCAGGAGAACAACGGCGACGAGGCGGCCGCGCTGGCCGGGCAGAGGACACGCACGGGCAGCCAGGACACGCTGGGCAGCGGCGACCTGCCCTTCAGCGGAGACTCCTTGCTCTGGGCCGACTGCGCAGACGCAGACGACGCGGAGTGTGAGAGCTTCCGCCAGCTGCTGGAGCTCAAGTGCCCGGGGCGCGGCGCCCCCGAGAGCACCGACGGGGAGCTGGGGCTGCTGGACGCGGAGCTGCTGGAGCTCCGGTGCCCGGCGCGGGGTACGGGCAGGGGCGCCCCTGAGAGCGTGGACAGGGAGCTGGAGCTGCTCAACGCCGAGCTGCGCAGCATCGAGCTCGAATGTCTGAGCGTCGTGCGCGCGCACCGGGCTCGGCAGCTGCGTGAGGCCTGGACGCTGCACCCCGGTGGCTTCCGTGGCTGCGACACGGAGGCGGACGGACGCCGTCACGAGCTCTCCGACATCACCGAGCTCCCCGAGAAGTCGGACAAGGACAGCTCAAGCGCCTACAACACCGGGGAGAGCTGCCGGAGCACCCCGCTGGCCCTGGACATGTCCCCCGACAGCTCTTTGAGAAGAGGAGCCGAGGCGACCACAGGGGCCTGCGGGCCATCGCCAGAGAGTCCACTCTGCATCACGGAGGAGGCAGACTTGCGTGGGGCCTCGCAGAGCCCTGAGCGCAGCCCAGGGGATGGCCCCAGCCCCGCACCCTCGGTGCACGCGCCCCACAAGCTGGCCCACATCCCGGCGCACGCGCGGCGCTACCGCAGCTACATGCAGCTGGTGCAGCAGAAGTCGGCTGTGGAGTACGCGCACAGCCAGGTGAGCCTGCTGGGGGTGTGCAAGGACCTGGGCCCCGCCGGCCCGCCCGAGCCCCGCACAGAGTGGAAGGTGAAGGTGCGCAGCGATGGCTCTCGCTACATCACCAAGAGGCCAGTGCGCGACCGCCTGCTGCGGGAGCGCGCGCTGCGGATCCGCGAGGAGCGCAGTGGGGTCACCACGGACGACGATGCAGCCAGCGACATGAAGCTGGGCCGCTACTGGAGCCGCGAGGAGCGCAAGCAGCACGTGGCGCGCGCCCGGGAGCAGAGGCGGCGGCGCGCGCTCCTGCTGCAGAGCCGGCTGGACGGCCCCCGGGAGCAGCCCGCCGACGAGGACAGGAGGGAGGTGAGCATCCTTGAGTTGAGCCACAAGAAGATGatgaagaagaggaacaagaagaTTCTGGATAACTGGATGACGATCCAGGAGCTCCTGACCCACGGCACCAAGTCCCCGGATGGCACTAGAGTGTACAACTCCTTCCTCTCGGTGACTACTGTCTGA